In the genome of Botrytis cinerea B05.10 chromosome 5, complete sequence, one region contains:
- the Bcrmd8 gene encoding Bcrmd8, giving the protein MASPAGKRGPSVLVTDSRERQRPSTARNNPQRPNANGLNAPRPTRFISVDNVLQYASQIPSGQARGPPAGRRPQALDQRRASGPISARIAQQNVPGRSTKISEKLVLIPDTVDEKDDSETEEILGAGNQQRFDGGGGPPTDAERDILKKRGGIRGKSYAERLPKASRANELARVTAYCTAQAYKTKATAAFVKERHGAKTKLYDDCLYTVYHLPLLPGTEGFRVRSSPVLKSPGGKAVLDEEIERSENRDYHEGYFEDTDTYGVRGGEDSPRNETDEERIRREEGARRGREETHIFEQGKRADSPNRVAPDAKTFAEMFVFSYGVVVFWNFTEHQEKDILADLTFAAHNTDVSLVVRPQEEEDLETEELHFEYNSFVDRPRIFNDMITLRSGDHMIKLAMSHAIAQSTKLSFFEERMSQTMLSAEHIPKHLALTGQLGMSRTEILKILGRLFKSRVDVNLSSNILDVPSFFWDSEPTLHPLYEAIREYLEIGPRITTLNERCRVFLDLAEVLSDSIADTKMSTITWIVIILIIISIAVTVTEVGLRFIILEKAGASGGNPTVGMGLMDRNWSRFDFSKPQLEAICGVGHTITEL; this is encoded by the exons ATGGCAAGTCCGGCTGGAAAACGCGGACCGTCAGTCTTG GTTACTGATTCTCGGGAACGACAACGCCCTTCCACAGCACGAAATAACCCTCAACGACCAAATGCCAATGGCTTGAATGCGCCTAGACCGACAAGATTCATATCAGTAGACAATGTTCTACAATATGCCTCTCAAATCCCATCAGGTCAAGCTCGAGGACCACCGGCCGGGCGAAGACCTCAGGCTCTAGATCAACGTCGCGCAAGTGGTCCCATATCTGCTCGCATTGCACAGCAGAACGTTCCAGGTCGGAGTACAAAAATTAGCGAAAAATTGGTTTTGATTCCAGATACGGTGGATGAAAAGGATGATTCAGAAACAGAAGAGATTCTTGGGGCTGGAAACCAACAGCGATTCGACGGTGGTGGGGGACCCCCGACAGATGCTGAAAGGGATATATTAAAGAAGAGAGGCGGAATCAGAGGGAAGAGTTACGCAGAACGTTTGCCCAAAGCAAGTAGAGCGAACGAATTGGCTAGAGTTACTGCATATTGTACGGCACAAGCATATAAAACGAAGGCCACGGCTGCATTCGTCAAGGAACGGCACGGAGCCAAGACAAAGTTGTACGATGATTGTCTCTACACAGTTTACCATTTACCTTTGTTACCAGGTACCGAAGGATTCAGAGTACGAAGTAGCCCGGTTCTGAAAAGCCCAGGTGGAAAAGCAGTCCTAGACGAAGAGATAGAGAGGAGTGAGAACCGAGATTATCATGAGGGATATTTCGAGGATACGGATACATACGGTGTAAGGGGAGGAGAAGATAGTCCACGAAATGAAACCGACGAAGAAAGAATCAGAAGGGAAGAAGGAGCCCGAAGAGGTAGAGAGGAAACCCATATCTTTGAACAAGGCAAAAGAGCCGACAGTCCAAATCGAGTCGCTCCGGATGCGAAAACTTTTGCAGAAATGTTTGTCTTCTCGTATGGAGTGGTGGTGTTTTGGAATTTCACCGAGCACCAGGAAAAAGATATTCTGGCAGACTTGACATTTGCTGCACACAACACAGATGTATCACTTGTTGTCCGGCctcaagaggaagaagatctGGAAACAGAGGAGCTTCATTTTGAGTACAACTCCTTCGTTGATAGACCACGAATTTTTAATGATATGATAACCTTAAGAAGTGGTGATCATATGATTAAGCTAGCAATGAGTCATGCTATTGCCCAAAGTACAAAACTGAGCTTCTTTGAGGAGCGAATGTCGCAGACTATGCTTAGCGCAGAACACATTCCTAAGCATTTGGCCTTAACGGGTCAACTTGGTATGTCTCGTACGGAAATTCTCAAGATTCTTGGACGTCTCTTCAAAAGTAGGGTGGATGTCAATCTTT CATCAAATATTCTCGACGTACCGAGTTTCTTTTGGGATTCCGAACCCACTTTACATCCACTTTACGAAGCTATTCGAGAGTATCTAGAAATCGGTCCTCGTATCACGACGCTGAATGAACGTTGTCGAGTTTTCTTGGACTTAGCAGAAGTTTTAAGTGACAGTATCGCAGATACAAAAATGAGCACAATCACATGGATTGTCATTATCCTAATCATCATTAGTATAGCAGTAACAGTCACAGAAGTAGGTTTAAGATTCATTATACTGGAAAAAGCAGGTGCAAGCGGGGGAAATCCTACAGTGGGAATGGGTCTTATGGATAGGAATTGGTCGAGATTTGATTTCAGTAAGCCTCAGCTGGAAGCTATTTGTGGAGTGGGACACACGATTACGGAGCTTTGA